A genomic stretch from Helianthus annuus cultivar XRQ/B chromosome 1, HanXRQr2.0-SUNRISE, whole genome shotgun sequence includes:
- the LOC110891438 gene encoding uncharacterized protein LOC110891438 — protein MGPITVILNGVINSSIQVKKTWPNLLVAIGRSTYDTEVDIDLRIESHANMILFDLGMHQDNSVVFVSLENLGSDLNFNNDTFRSLYVPKWWYVNVQTRSMIVNNMVIHKAMHVMGNQHKAGHISNMGGAGSGG, from the exons ATGGGCCCAATTACTGTAATTTTGAACGGCGTCATCAACTCCAGCATTCAAGTAAAAAAAACATGGCCCAATTTATTG GTCGCAATTGGCAGATCAACATATGACACTGAAGTTGATATTGATTTAAGAATAGAAAGTCATGCTAACATGATACTGTTTGATTTAG GGATGCACCAGGACAACtctgttgtttttgtttctctCGAGAATTTGGGAAGTGATTTAAATTTCAACAATGACACTTTTAGAAGCTTATATGTGCCAAAATGGTGGTATGTTAATGTCCAAACAAGATCAATGATAGTTAACAATATGGTCATTCATAAAGCAATGCATGTCATGGGTAACCAGCATAAAGCGGGTCATATTTCTAACATGGGTGGTGCTGGCTCTGGTGGATAA